Proteins encoded in a region of the Variovorax sp. PAMC 28711 genome:
- a CDS encoding AMP-binding protein, which produces MTTLPLLSDRDLDAPLAWRHGEPVSGHAFLADVMHQAAQLPAEGPAVNLCHDRYAFAVAVGAALVRGQPSLLPPDARPDTLERLIGTGGHTFAMADVPDLPTAGMRRVVVDLPAASVASTRAEAVPQIDATLHAVSLLTSGSTGAPQPHAKQWQTLVGDIAVVIARLSEAIGRPSLAGLTLVATVPPQHSYGLESSVLLAMLGGAAFDSSRPFFPADVVRSLASVPRPRALVTTPFHLKNLLAAGIALPPVDLILSATAPLSPQLAAQAEQAMGGVMLEIYGSTESGQVASRRPTQTEVWETFGEIRVRAEAAPDGAERFVFEGDYVPEPTPMADILELLDAKHFRLLGRANDLVHVAGRRSSLGHLNYHLNSMAGIEDGAFWLPDEVSDGVVRPMVFVVAPALDATEVIAGLRQRLEPVFVPRRVVHVKALPREATGKLTTRALREFALAQLATDLTALHFTHEVPPDHPAFAGHFPGQPLLPGALLLAEVLEAVLGVPAFVARLGVQPTLAAAKFLAPVRPGDVLTIKLEPEAGAARGVRFEVCCAQTVAVSGRWTPA; this is translated from the coding sequence ATGACGACCCTGCCGCTGCTGAGCGATCGCGACCTCGACGCGCCTTTGGCCTGGCGCCATGGCGAGCCGGTCAGCGGCCATGCGTTCCTGGCCGATGTGATGCACCAGGCGGCGCAACTGCCGGCCGAAGGCCCCGCGGTGAACCTCTGCCACGACCGCTACGCCTTCGCGGTGGCGGTCGGTGCCGCCCTCGTGCGCGGGCAGCCCAGCCTGCTGCCGCCGGACGCACGGCCCGACACGCTCGAGCGCCTCATCGGCACCGGCGGCCATACCTTCGCGATGGCCGACGTGCCTGATTTGCCCACCGCCGGCATGCGGCGCGTGGTGGTCGACCTGCCGGCCGCGTCCGTGGCGTCGACGCGCGCCGAAGCCGTCCCGCAGATCGACGCGACGCTGCACGCGGTCAGCCTGCTGACCTCAGGCTCGACCGGCGCGCCGCAGCCGCACGCCAAGCAATGGCAGACGCTGGTCGGCGATATCGCGGTGGTCATCGCGCGCCTGTCCGAAGCCATCGGCCGGCCGTCGCTGGCCGGGCTGACGCTGGTGGCCACGGTGCCGCCCCAACACAGCTACGGGCTGGAGTCGTCCGTGCTGCTGGCGATGCTGGGCGGTGCGGCCTTCGACAGCAGCCGGCCGTTTTTCCCGGCGGACGTGGTTCGGTCGCTGGCCTCGGTGCCGCGTCCGCGTGCGCTCGTCACCACCCCGTTTCACCTGAAGAACCTGCTGGCTGCCGGCATCGCATTGCCGCCCGTCGACCTCATCCTGTCGGCCACGGCGCCGTTGTCGCCGCAACTGGCCGCGCAGGCCGAACAGGCGATGGGCGGCGTGATGCTTGAAATCTACGGCAGCACCGAATCCGGCCAGGTGGCCTCGCGCCGCCCGACGCAAACCGAGGTCTGGGAGACCTTCGGCGAGATTCGCGTGCGTGCCGAAGCCGCCCCCGATGGTGCCGAGCGCTTCGTGTTCGAGGGCGACTACGTTCCTGAGCCGACGCCGATGGCCGACATTCTCGAACTGCTCGACGCGAAGCACTTTCGCCTGCTGGGCCGCGCCAACGACCTCGTCCACGTGGCGGGCCGGCGCAGTTCGCTCGGGCATCTCAACTACCACTTGAACAGCATGGCCGGCATCGAAGACGGTGCGTTCTGGCTGCCCGACGAGGTGAGCGACGGCGTGGTGCGCCCCATGGTCTTCGTCGTGGCGCCGGCGCTTGACGCGACCGAAGTGATCGCCGGTCTGCGGCAGCGGCTCGAGCCGGTGTTCGTGCCACGCCGCGTGGTGCATGTGAAGGCGCTGCCGCGCGAAGCCACAGGCAAGCTGACAACGCGCGCGCTCCGCGAATTCGCGCTGGCACAGCTGGCAACCGACCTGACCGCGCTGCACTTCACGCACGAGGTGCCGCCCGACCATCCGGCCTTCGCAGGGCACTTTCCAGGGCAGCCGCTGCTGCCGGGGGCGCTGCTGCTCGCGGAGGTGCTCGAAGCCGTGCTGGGTGTACCGGCGTTCGTGGCCCGACTCGGCGTGCAACCGACCCTGGCGGCGGCCAAGTTCCTGGCGCCGGTGCGCCCCGGCGATGTGTTGACGATCAAGCTCGAGCCCGAAGCCGGCGCCGCTCGCGGCGTACGCTTTGAAGTCTGCTGCGCACAAACCGTGGCAGTGAGCGGCCGCTGGACGCCGGCCTGA
- a CDS encoding acyl-CoA synthetase has protein sequence MKHTNADTSAVDRAAARHGNWAKAPERSNMLALRIISWIALTCGRPVARLVLHPISLYFLLFSPTPRRHIRRYLERAVGPRAGWGDGYKLLHAFSSTVLDRLYFMRGRLDLFDVKVRGYAQVETEAFEGRGALLLGAHLGSFEVLGACKHRSPDRHNLRLAMLMYPDNAQRITEILNAIAVPEARPHVIALGRPHSMLELRDWLDNGGVAGLLADRTLPGSDEQPAQQRGNNIDLPFLGQPARFNDGPFRLASLLRRKVYFMAGLYEGGARYDVRFEPLADFSERVADPAERERRIRAAVEAYVLRLEALCREFPYNWFNFHDFWLEDPH, from the coding sequence ATGAAGCACACCAACGCGGACACCAGCGCCGTCGACCGTGCCGCCGCGCGCCATGGCAACTGGGCGAAGGCGCCGGAACGCAGCAACATGCTGGCGCTGCGCATCATCAGCTGGATCGCACTGACCTGCGGGCGGCCGGTGGCGCGGCTGGTGCTGCATCCGATCAGCCTGTATTTCCTGCTGTTTTCGCCGACGCCGCGGCGCCACATTCGCCGCTACCTCGAACGTGCTGTCGGTCCCCGGGCCGGTTGGGGCGACGGCTACAAACTGCTGCATGCCTTTTCGTCTACGGTGCTCGACCGCCTCTATTTCATGCGCGGCCGGCTCGACCTGTTCGACGTGAAAGTGCGAGGGTATGCGCAGGTCGAAACCGAAGCGTTCGAAGGACGTGGTGCGTTGTTGCTGGGAGCCCATCTGGGGAGCTTCGAGGTGCTCGGCGCCTGCAAGCACCGGAGTCCCGACCGCCACAACCTGCGGCTGGCAATGCTCATGTACCCGGACAACGCGCAACGCATCACGGAGATCCTCAACGCGATCGCCGTGCCGGAAGCGCGCCCGCACGTGATCGCGCTGGGCCGGCCGCATTCGATGCTCGAGCTGCGCGACTGGCTCGACAACGGCGGCGTGGCCGGTTTGCTGGCCGACCGCACGCTGCCGGGCAGCGACGAGCAGCCTGCGCAACAGCGCGGCAACAACATCGACCTGCCGTTTCTCGGCCAGCCTGCGCGCTTCAACGACGGGCCTTTCCGGCTGGCCTCGCTGCTGCGCCGCAAGGTCTATTTCATGGCCGGGCTTTACGAAGGAGGGGCTCGCTACGATGTCCGCTTCGAGCCGCTGGCCGATTTCAGCGAGCGGGTTGCCGATCCGGCCGAGCGGGAACGCCGCATCCGCGCCGCGGTCGAAGCCTATGTGCTGCGCCTCGAAGCGCTGTGCCGCGAGTTCCCCTACAACTGGTTCAATTTTCATGATTTCTGGCTCGAAGATCCGCATTGA
- a CDS encoding LolA-related protein — MISGSKIRIDRWCRALLVALACTASSAWAFDLPELMAQLAKQKSGEARFNEQRFVRGLEGPLDSSGTLSFAAPDKLTRRTLTPRPESMVVDGNNLTLTRGSRTRTLTLDSMPELVGLVEAMRSTLSGDTATLKRYFRSTVSGTPDRWTLDLLPIDDRLAAQLRSVRMTGRASDVLGIEMEFIGGDRSVMTIMPAAPARAAP; from the coding sequence ATGATTTCTGGCTCGAAGATCCGCATTGACCGCTGGTGCCGTGCGCTGTTGGTGGCACTGGCCTGCACGGCCTCGTCCGCCTGGGCGTTCGACCTGCCCGAGCTGATGGCGCAGCTCGCCAAACAAAAGAGCGGCGAGGCGCGCTTCAACGAACAGCGCTTCGTGCGCGGCCTCGAAGGGCCACTCGATTCGAGCGGCACGCTGAGCTTCGCGGCCCCCGACAAGTTGACCCGCCGCACGCTCACGCCGCGCCCCGAAAGCATGGTCGTCGACGGCAACAACCTCACGCTCACCCGCGGCAGCCGGACCCGCACGCTCACTCTCGACAGCATGCCCGAGCTCGTGGGCCTGGTCGAAGCGATGCGCAGCACGCTGAGCGGCGACACCGCCACGCTCAAGCGCTATTTCCGCAGCACCGTGTCGGGCACGCCCGATCGGTGGACGCTCGACCTGCTGCCGATCGACGACCGCCTCGCCGCGCAACTGCGCAGCGTGCGCATGACCGGGCGCGCCAGCGACGTGCTCGGCATCGAGATGGAATTCATCGGCGGCGACCGGTCCGTCATGACAATCATGCCGGCCGCGCCGGCGCGGGCCGCGCCGTGA
- a CDS encoding MMPL family transporter has product MRPAAPAAPGLGRSRRLVVMLVWLLAMAAGIAWIARSPFSADLSAFLPQSPDARQRVLIDQLQSGVASRTILIGIEGGADAAQRATVSRAVAGAMRSSGMFEQVQNGDAADWTAAGTWIFEHRYGLSSAVGPDRFTVDGLRDAIVDTLSLLGTPAGNLVKPLLDRDPTGETQHIAEGLIPASAPRTEEGVWASRTAPRAMLLATTKSAGSDLDTLASAIARIQSAYDTATRDMGAGAPKLLMSGSPVFSVQSRDQIKREATHLAAVGGLVMGGLLLLAFASPRALVLAFLPVATGVVGGTAAVSLAFGSVHGLTLGFGSTLIGETVDYAIYYLIQARGAAVPGTGWKRWRDLNWPTVRLGLLTSVCGFAALLFSGFPGLAQLGVFSIAGLVSAAFATRYVLPVLAPDGATGTGMRRHMARAAGAIVRGLPRLRLPLLALGVAALALVLWQGAHLWRANLSAMSPVPKSAQLMDEQLRADIGASDASTLVVVQGPDIETVLRNTEAAGARLEKLVDSGDLTGFETVTRFLPSEAAQKARLASLPDTATLRARLAEATAGTPLPASRLEPFIADVDKARSQPIVRHAELSAGPLGPVINALMYQRSGGGWGALIALHPGATFDAAKLEAAMAGVPDVQVVDVGRELGSLYDRYLQQAFLQAMLGALAVVVLLAIYLRSGRRLLAVCQPLVFAVVLTLGGLALLQAALGILHLVGLLLVVAVGSNYALFFDQLQETGRADEDTLASLMLANLTTVVSFGLIAISDIPALSAIGRVVAPGALLAMLLAAAFARGASGVQGTPPTRT; this is encoded by the coding sequence ATGCGGCCCGCCGCGCCCGCTGCCCCCGGCTTGGGCCGCTCGCGCCGCCTCGTCGTGATGCTGGTCTGGCTGCTGGCGATGGCGGCCGGCATCGCGTGGATCGCACGCTCGCCATTCAGCGCCGACCTGTCGGCCTTTCTGCCGCAAAGCCCCGACGCACGCCAGCGCGTGCTGATCGACCAGCTGCAAAGCGGCGTCGCGTCGCGCACCATCCTGATCGGCATCGAAGGCGGCGCGGATGCGGCGCAGCGCGCGACCGTCTCGCGTGCCGTGGCCGGCGCCATGCGCAGCAGCGGCATGTTCGAGCAGGTGCAGAACGGCGATGCCGCCGACTGGACCGCCGCCGGCACCTGGATCTTCGAGCACCGCTACGGCTTGTCGTCCGCCGTCGGGCCCGACCGCTTCACCGTCGACGGCTTGCGCGACGCCATCGTCGACACGCTGTCGCTGCTCGGCACGCCGGCCGGCAATCTGGTCAAGCCCTTGCTGGATCGCGATCCGACCGGCGAGACGCAGCACATCGCCGAAGGGCTCATCCCGGCCAGTGCGCCTCGCACGGAAGAGGGCGTCTGGGCGTCGCGCACCGCGCCGCGCGCCATGCTGCTCGCCACCACGAAGTCGGCCGGCAGCGACCTCGACACGCTGGCTTCTGCGATTGCTCGAATCCAGAGCGCATACGACACGGCAACCAGGGACATGGGCGCCGGCGCACCGAAATTGCTGATGAGCGGCTCGCCGGTGTTTTCGGTGCAGAGCCGCGACCAGATCAAGCGCGAGGCGACGCACCTCGCCGCCGTCGGCGGCCTCGTGATGGGCGGCTTGCTGCTGCTCGCCTTCGCCTCGCCGCGCGCCCTCGTGCTGGCGTTCCTGCCGGTCGCGACCGGCGTGGTGGGCGGTACGGCCGCCGTCAGCCTGGCGTTCGGCAGCGTGCACGGCCTCACGCTCGGATTCGGCAGCACGCTGATCGGCGAGACGGTCGACTACGCCATTTATTACCTCATCCAGGCGCGCGGCGCCGCCGTGCCCGGCACGGGCTGGAAACGCTGGCGCGACCTCAACTGGCCGACGGTTCGCCTCGGCCTGCTGACCTCCGTCTGCGGCTTCGCGGCGCTGCTGTTCTCCGGCTTCCCGGGCCTGGCGCAGCTCGGCGTGTTCTCCATCGCCGGACTGGTGTCGGCGGCCTTCGCCACGCGTTACGTGTTGCCGGTGCTGGCACCCGATGGCGCCACCGGGACGGGCATGCGCCGCCACATGGCGCGCGCCGCCGGTGCCATCGTGCGAGGCTTGCCGCGACTGCGGCTGCCGCTGCTCGCGCTCGGCGTGGCGGCGCTGGCCCTGGTGCTATGGCAAGGCGCCCACCTGTGGCGCGCCAACCTGAGCGCCATGAGCCCGGTGCCGAAGTCGGCGCAATTGATGGACGAGCAACTGCGCGCCGACATCGGTGCCAGCGACGCGAGCACGCTGGTCGTGGTGCAGGGCCCCGACATCGAGACGGTGCTGCGCAACACCGAAGCCGCCGGCGCGCGGCTCGAGAAGCTGGTCGACAGCGGCGACCTCACCGGGTTCGAGACGGTCACCCGCTTCCTGCCGAGCGAGGCCGCGCAGAAGGCGCGTCTCGCGAGCCTGCCCGACACTGCGACACTGCGCGCCCGGCTGGCCGAAGCCACGGCGGGCACGCCCTTGCCGGCGAGCCGGCTCGAGCCTTTCATCGCCGACGTCGACAAGGCGCGCAGCCAGCCCATCGTGCGGCATGCCGAGCTCTCGGCCGGGCCGCTCGGGCCGGTCATCAATGCGCTCATGTACCAGCGCAGCGGCGGCGGGTGGGGTGCGCTGATCGCCTTGCATCCCGGCGCAACGTTCGACGCGGCGAAGCTCGAGGCTGCGATGGCCGGCGTGCCCGATGTGCAGGTGGTCGATGTGGGCCGCGAACTCGGATCGCTCTACGACCGCTATCTGCAACAAGCCTTTTTGCAGGCAATGCTCGGCGCGCTCGCGGTGGTGGTGTTGCTCGCCATCTACCTGCGCTCGGGCCGTCGCTTGCTGGCCGTGTGCCAGCCGCTCGTGTTCGCCGTCGTGCTGACGCTCGGCGGTCTTGCGCTGCTGCAGGCCGCGCTGGGCATCCTGCACCTGGTCGGCCTGCTGCTGGTGGTGGCGGTCGGTTCCAACTACGCGCTCTTCTTCGACCAGTTGCAGGAGACCGGGCGTGCCGACGAAGACACGCTGGCGTCGCTCATGCTGGCCAACCTGACGACCGTGGTGTCGTTCGGATTGATCGCGATTTCCGACATCCCGGCGCTCTCGGCCATCGGCCGCGTGGTGGCACCGGGCGCGTTGCTCGCAATGCTTCTGGCCGCTGCCTTCGCGCGCGGCGCCTCGGGTGTGCAAGGCACGCCGCCGACACGGACCTGA
- a CDS encoding polysaccharide deacetylase family protein, giving the protein MSSAVLNTESRPWPVVQASIGLHVAAVGAGLLIPGAVPWAIGAVVLNHAAIAAAGLTPRSSVLGPNMTRLPLAAAARREIAITIDDGPDPEVTPQVLDVLDAHGQRATFFCIADRVRAHPALAREIVARGHSVQNHTARHRHNFSLLGPRGFLREISQAQEVLTDITGERPTCFRAPAGLRNPFLEPVLRRLGLSLVTWTRRGFDTRENDPAKVLARLTQGLAARDILLLHDGHAARTASGRPVIVEVLPLLLQRLRADTLRAVTLPEGMKET; this is encoded by the coding sequence ATGTCTTCTGCCGTTCTGAACACCGAATCGCGTCCGTGGCCGGTCGTGCAAGCCAGCATCGGCCTGCATGTCGCGGCGGTCGGCGCGGGGCTGCTCATTCCTGGCGCGGTGCCCTGGGCGATCGGCGCCGTGGTGCTGAACCATGCCGCCATCGCCGCTGCCGGCCTGACGCCACGCAGCAGCGTTCTCGGCCCCAACATGACGCGGCTGCCGCTCGCGGCCGCGGCCCGCCGCGAGATCGCCATCACCATCGACGACGGCCCCGATCCGGAGGTCACGCCGCAGGTGCTCGATGTGCTCGATGCGCATGGCCAGCGCGCCACCTTCTTCTGCATCGCCGACCGGGTGAGGGCGCATCCGGCGCTGGCGCGCGAGATCGTGGCGCGCGGCCACAGCGTGCAGAACCACACGGCGCGGCATCGGCACAACTTTTCCCTGCTCGGCCCGCGCGGGTTCCTGCGCGAGATTTCGCAGGCGCAGGAGGTGCTGACCGACATCACCGGCGAGCGGCCGACCTGTTTCCGTGCGCCCGCGGGCCTGCGCAACCCGTTCCTCGAACCGGTGCTGCGCCGTCTTGGCCTGTCGCTGGTGACCTGGACGCGGCGCGGTTTCGACACGCGCGAGAACGATCCGGCCAAGGTGCTGGCGCGGCTCACGCAAGGCCTGGCGGCGCGCGACATTCTCCTGCTGCACGACGGCCACGCGGCACGCACCGCCAGCGGCCGGCCGGTCATCGTCGAGGTGCTTCCGCTGTTGCTTCAACGTCTGCGCGCCGACACGCTGCGCGCGGTCACCCTGCCCGAAGGAATGAAAGAGACATGA
- a CDS encoding class I SAM-dependent methyltransferase, protein MSAVLTTPDAAWRELHDAATLPYKQAGSFAWHFARGKLGRDPVFRGLIERGLIGPQHCRVVDIGCGQGLFASLLASMSAMQKGGRWPAAWRATPTAAEYTGIELMPKDIARAEASIGHLKPAPKMVCGDMCSAALPPCDLVVILDVLHYVDIAAQDGVLRRVRNALQPDGRLLLRVGDASSRRGFAISQWVDRTVTRIRGHKVSPTWGRTLAEWTTTLQGMGFRVESIPMSEGTPFANVLLVADLGAAA, encoded by the coding sequence ATGAGCGCCGTTCTCACGACCCCCGACGCTGCCTGGCGCGAACTGCACGATGCGGCCACGCTGCCGTACAAGCAGGCCGGCAGCTTCGCCTGGCATTTCGCGCGGGGCAAGCTCGGGCGCGACCCGGTCTTTCGCGGTCTCATCGAGCGCGGGTTGATCGGCCCGCAGCACTGCCGTGTGGTCGACATCGGTTGCGGCCAGGGTCTCTTCGCGAGCCTGCTCGCATCGATGAGCGCAATGCAGAAGGGCGGGCGCTGGCCCGCTGCATGGCGTGCCACGCCGACGGCAGCCGAATACACCGGCATCGAACTGATGCCCAAGGACATCGCCCGCGCCGAGGCGTCGATCGGCCACCTGAAACCCGCGCCGAAGATGGTGTGCGGCGACATGTGCAGCGCCGCGTTGCCGCCTTGCGACCTGGTCGTCATCCTCGACGTGCTGCACTACGTCGACATCGCGGCGCAAGACGGCGTGCTGCGCCGCGTGCGCAATGCGCTGCAGCCCGACGGTCGGCTGCTGTTGCGCGTCGGCGACGCATCGAGCCGGCGCGGTTTCGCGATCAGCCAGTGGGTCGACCGCACCGTGACGCGCATCCGCGGCCACAAAGTGTCGCCGACCTGGGGGCGCACGCTGGCCGAATGGACCACCACGCTGCAAGGCATGGGGTTTCGCGTCGAAAGCATTCCGATGAGCGAAGGCACGCCGTTCGCCAACGTGCTGCTCGTGGCCGATCTCGGCGCTGCCGCATGA
- a CDS encoding hydroxymyristoyl-ACP dehydratase: MTPQTLDRAGIERRIPHTGSMCLLDRLESWDADAIHCTTRTHTHPDNPLRTAGGLLAPNAIEYAAQAMALHGGMLAAEGSTPSAGFLASARNVRLSVARLDDIDGALQVHARRLSGDATQVLYEFALRDARDQPVAEGRAVVVLNTPLTLEPVA, translated from the coding sequence ATGACGCCGCAGACCCTCGATCGTGCCGGCATCGAGCGGCGCATTCCGCATACCGGCAGCATGTGTCTGCTCGACCGCCTCGAAAGCTGGGACGCCGACGCGATCCATTGCACGACCCGCACGCACACCCACCCGGACAACCCGCTGCGCACCGCCGGTGGCTTGCTCGCGCCGAACGCCATCGAATACGCGGCGCAGGCGATGGCGCTGCACGGCGGCATGCTGGCGGCGGAGGGCAGCACGCCATCGGCCGGCTTTCTGGCCAGCGCGCGCAACGTCCGCCTGTCGGTGGCGCGGCTCGACGACATCGACGGCGCGCTGCAGGTGCATGCGCGGCGTTTGTCGGGCGATGCCACGCAGGTCCTCTACGAATTCGCGCTCCGCGACGCGCGCGACCAGCCGGTGGCCGAAGGCCGCGCGGTGGTCGTGCTCAACACCCCCTTGACCCTGGAACCTGTCGCATGA
- the fabG gene encoding 3-oxoacyl-ACP reductase FabG, with amino-acid sequence MTTLEGKRALITGASGSLGAAIARRLARDGATVLLHANSRPESVEALAAEIVAAGGRAECVLFDLRSDEASAAACARMLEAGPVQVIVNNAGVHDDAVLPGMRPEQWHKVIDISLNGFFRVTQPLLLPMLRTRWGRILNISSVASLTGNKGQVNYAAAKGALNSATKALSLEVAARGVTVNAIAPGIIASPMADAVFDPAMIHQMVPAKRAGTPEEVASLAGFLASAEAAYITGQVISINGGMI; translated from the coding sequence ATGACCACGCTCGAAGGCAAACGCGCATTGATCACCGGCGCCAGCGGATCGCTGGGCGCCGCCATCGCCCGACGGCTGGCGCGCGACGGCGCGACGGTCCTGCTCCATGCGAATTCGCGGCCCGAGTCGGTCGAAGCGCTGGCCGCCGAGATCGTCGCCGCGGGCGGTCGCGCCGAGTGTGTGCTGTTCGATCTGCGCAGCGACGAGGCTTCTGCCGCGGCGTGCGCGCGCATGCTCGAAGCCGGCCCGGTGCAGGTCATCGTGAACAACGCCGGCGTGCACGACGACGCCGTGCTGCCGGGCATGCGCCCCGAGCAATGGCACAAGGTGATCGACATTTCGCTCAACGGTTTTTTCCGGGTGACGCAGCCGCTGCTGCTCCCGATGCTGCGCACCCGCTGGGGCCGCATCCTGAACATTTCGTCGGTCGCTTCGCTCACAGGCAACAAGGGCCAGGTCAACTATGCCGCTGCGAAGGGCGCGCTCAACAGCGCGACGAAGGCGCTGTCGCTCGAAGTGGCGGCGCGCGGCGTGACGGTCAACGCCATCGCGCCGGGAATCATCGCGTCGCCGATGGCCGATGCGGTGTTCGATCCGGCCATGATCCACCAGATGGTCCCGGCCAAGCGGGCCGGAACGCCTGAAGAAGTGGCGTCGCTCGCCGGCTTTCTCGCGAGCGCCGAAGCGGCCTACATCACCGGGCAAGTGATTTCGATCAACGGCGGAATGATCTGA
- a CDS encoding beta-ketoacyl-[acyl-carrier-protein] synthase family protein: MSPVAVTGLGVMAPHGDQVEALFERLMAAESAVSPVFPDLPKPAAAATVAFDPLRWFTKLQLAGVDRVSQLAVAAADLAMTNARAAGTADPERIGVYAGCGMGGAAALEAAYRGNGRVPPLTIPAFMPNAPASHVAMRQGVHGPVLTYSVACASSSLAIAEAAKAVQRGDVDIAIAGGSESLIVPGVMLAWQAMQTLAGFEPGEAARAVRPFASDRSGFALGEGAAFLILESADRARARGARVHALLSGWGSSCDATHLTKPDVAGQVRALRQALRHAGLSPRDVGYCNAHGTATRIGDVVERDALADVWGADIDRLRVSSTKALHGHLLGAAGALEAVITVMALSQRRLPPNANCVSVDPACALNLVLQAGETAPQLEAAISSSFAFGGTNSALLFQRP, translated from the coding sequence GTGAGCCCGGTCGCCGTCACCGGCCTCGGGGTGATGGCACCCCACGGCGATCAGGTCGAAGCGCTTTTCGAGCGCTTGATGGCAGCGGAGTCCGCCGTGTCGCCGGTGTTTCCCGATCTTCCGAAGCCAGCCGCCGCTGCCACGGTCGCGTTCGATCCGCTGCGCTGGTTCACCAAACTTCAGCTCGCGGGCGTCGACCGCGTCAGCCAGTTGGCGGTGGCTGCGGCCGATCTCGCCATGACGAACGCCCGCGCCGCCGGTACCGCCGACCCCGAGCGCATCGGCGTGTATGCCGGTTGCGGCATGGGCGGCGCCGCAGCGCTGGAAGCGGCCTACCGCGGCAACGGCCGCGTCCCGCCGCTGACGATTCCTGCCTTCATGCCCAACGCACCCGCATCACACGTCGCGATGCGCCAGGGCGTGCACGGGCCGGTGCTCACCTACTCGGTGGCGTGCGCCTCGTCGTCGCTGGCGATCGCCGAAGCGGCCAAGGCGGTGCAGCGCGGCGATGTGGACATCGCGATCGCGGGCGGCAGCGAATCCCTGATCGTGCCTGGCGTCATGCTGGCCTGGCAGGCCATGCAAACGCTCGCCGGCTTCGAGCCCGGCGAGGCCGCCCGCGCCGTGCGGCCGTTCGCCAGCGATCGCAGCGGTTTCGCGCTGGGTGAAGGCGCTGCCTTCCTGATCCTCGAATCCGCGGACCGCGCTCGCGCCCGTGGTGCCCGCGTCCACGCCCTGCTGTCCGGCTGGGGCAGCAGCTGCGACGCCACCCACCTGACCAAGCCCGATGTCGCAGGCCAGGTCCGCGCGCTGCGCCAGGCGCTGCGCCACGCGGGGTTGAGCCCGCGCGATGTGGGCTACTGCAACGCACACGGCACCGCAACGCGCATCGGCGATGTCGTCGAGCGCGATGCATTGGCCGACGTCTGGGGTGCCGACATCGATCGCCTGCGCGTGAGTTCGACCAAGGCGCTCCACGGTCATCTGCTGGGTGCCGCGGGCGCGCTCGAGGCGGTGATCACGGTCATGGCGCTGTCGCAACGCCGCCTGCCGCCGAACGCGAACTGCGTGTCGGTCGACCCGGCCTGCGCGTTGAACCTGGTGCTGCAAGCGGGCGAAACAGCGCCTCAGCTGGAAGCGGCGATCAGCAGCTCTTTTGCGTTCGGCGGGACGAACTCGGCGTTGCTTTTTCAACGACCCTGA